The region GTAATGGATATAGATAAATTTAAGAGGGTATAACAATGGACTTTAATGATATATTGGGTCATGAAAATGTTATTAAAAACTTAAAAAGAGCAATGGAAAAGGGAAACTTAAGTCATAGTTATTTGTTTGTAGGTCCTGAGGCTATAGGCAAAAAAAGAGTAGCAATGGCATTTTCTAAAGCCCTCCTTTGTGAAAATGGAGGGCTAGAACCTTGCAATAAATGTACTTCGTGTAGAAAATTTGATTCATCAAATCATCCTGATTTTTATTATGTAGAGCCTATTAAAGACTCAATCAAAAAAGAACAAATAGAAGAGATTATCAAAACTATGCTCACTAAGCCTTTAGAAGGTAAAAGAAAAGTTTATCTTATTGATGATAGTTATACTATGAATAGACATTCTCAAAATGCCTTTTTAAAGACTTTGGAAGAGCCACCAAGCTATGTAAATATTATTCTAATAAGTACAAGCAGTAAAAATCTATTGCCTACTATAATATCTCGCTGTGAAGTCATTAAGTTTTCGCCTTTAGAAAAGGAGGATATTATTAATTTTGCAATTGAAGAATATGAAAAAACTAGAGAAGAAGCTGAATTTCTTTCTTCCTATTCAAAAGGCAGTATTGGAAGGACAATTGAACTTTTAGAAAATGATGAGTTTTTAAATTTGAGAGAAGATACTATTAATACAATAGATGGGGTATTAAAAGGTGATGAGTTAAAGGTACTTAATTCACTAAGTTTTTTTGATGAAAATGAAGAGAATTGTGAAGAAATATTGGATATAATACTTTATTGGTTTAGGGACTTATATATTTACAATGAGATAGGAGAAAGTGATTTGATCATCAACAGGGATAAAATGGAATTGTTATCTACCGAAACTTTTTTATCAAGAAGCAAAATTAATGATATAATAGAATTTATATTGGTGACCAAAGAGAATATACAAAGGAAAGTGAACTACCAACTATCCATAGAGACAATGCTTTTAAGAATGCAGGAGGTATGAGAAATGATAACAGTTGTAGGAGTTAGATTTAAAAGCGCAGGGAAAATTTATTATTTTGATCCAGATGAATTAGATATAAAAGAGGAGGATCATGTAATAGTAGAGACTGCTAGGGGCATCGAGTTTGGTCACGTTGTAGTAGGATTAAAGCAGGTGACAGAGGAAGAAATTGTGCCACCACTAAAGAAAGTACTAAGAATTGCAACAGATGAAGATAGACAAATCCATATGGAGAACAAACTAAAAGCCAAAGAGGCTTTTTCCATATGTTTAGATAAAATAGAAGAGCATAAACTTGAGATGAAACTAATAGATGTAGAATATACTTTTGACAACAACAAAGTTATATTTTATTTTACAGCTGATGGAAGAGTAGACTTTAGGGAACTAGTTAAGGATTTGGCATCGATATTTAGGACTAGGATAGAATTGAGGCAAATAGGTGTAAGGGACGAATCCAAGATGATGGGAGGATTAGGTCCTTGTGGGAAACCTATATGTTGTTCAACTTTCTTAGGAGAATTTGAGCCTGTTTCTATTAAGATGGCTAAGGAACAAGATTTGTCATTAAATCCTACTAAGATTTCAGGACTTTGTGGTAGGCTTATGTGTTGTCTAAAATATGAGCAGGAAGTATATGAACATATTCTAGATAAAATGCCTGAAATAGGAACTATAGTTATTACCCCTTTAGGAAGGGGAACAGTAGTAGAAACACGTACATTAATGGAAAGTGTAAAGGTAAAAGTAAAGTTGCCTGATGATACTGAGGATTTGATATTATATAAAATCAATGAAATAGAGTTTACAGATGAGAAGGATCCAGCTTATATTAGGGTGGATGAAGATGAAAACCATTAAATATATTTAATATCTCTTTAAATATATTCAAATTAATGTTAGAATAATAGCAGGAAATGACAAGTTGGTTGAGGGGGTGAAATAGATGGCTTACAAAATTACAGATGCTTGTATTAGCTGTGGCGCTTGTGCTGCAGAATGTCCTGTAGAAGCAATATCAGCAGGAGATGATAGATACGTTATAGATCCAGAAAAATGTATTGACTGTGGTTCTTGTGCAAATGTATGCCCAGTAGATGCTCCACAACAAGACTAATTTGATTTTAATTAGAAAAGACCCTTTGAGGGTCTTTTTTTTGATATAATAAAATAGAACAATATTATAGAAAACAATTAAAGGAGTTATCATGAACATAGAATTGAAAGAAGGAGAAAAAATTGATATTATTCCTGGGAGCACATTTAAGATAATACAAAACAGGGGAAGATTTAGTTATGGAACAGACGCTATATTGCTTTCTAGTTTTGCTAAATTCAAGAAGAATTCTAAGATAATAGATTTAGGGACGGGAACAGGTATTATTCCACTATTCTTATGCTCAAGATATGAAATCAGCAAGGCTTATGGTATAGAAATACAAGAAGAAGTGGCAGAGATGGCAAATAGAAGTATAAAACTTAATAGACTAGAAGAAAAAGTTAAAATACTTAATATGGATTTAAAGGATTTACCTAGTATATTTGAAGCTGGTGAATTTCATGTAGTTACCTCAAATCCACCATATATGGTAGGGGGAGGAGGATTAGTAAATAAAGACGACAATTTCAAAATATCTCGTCATGAAATAGCTTGTAGCTTAGAGGATGTAGTGAGAATAGCTAGTTATCTATTGAGGGAAGGCGGTAAGTTCTTTTTGGTTCACAGGCCTTCTAGATTAGCAGATATTATTTGGCTTTTGAGGAAATATAGATTAGAACCTAAATCTATTAGATTTGTCCACCCTAAGATGGGGAAGGCGCCAAATATTTTACTTTTAATGAGTATGAAGGGTGGAAAACAAGAACTTAAATTTCAAGATCCCCTATATGTTTATGGTGAAGATGGAAAATATACAGATGAAATCTATAAATTATATGGAATGGACGTGAAGTAAAAAATGAGTAATGGAACACTTTTTGTATGTCCAACTCCCATTGGCAACTTGGAAGATATTACGCTTAGGACACTAAAAGTATTAAATGAAGTGGATATAATTGCAGCAGAAGATACAAGACATACTTTAAAACTATTGAATCACTATGAAATAAAAAAACCACTTACAAGTTACCATGAGCACAATAAATGGGAAAAAGGGCAGGTAATATTGGAAAAGCTTAAGTTAGGGAAAAATATAGCATTGGTATCAGATGCAGGTATGCCAGGTATATCAGACCCAGGAGAAGAGCTAATCGGATTGGCTATAGCTGAAGATATTCATGTGGTGGCATTGCCAGGGGCAACTGCGTCTATTACAGCGCTTATACTTTCAGGACTACCTACAAGGAAATTCGTTTTTGAGGGATTTCTTTCTTCAAATAAGAAAGAAAGGATTAGTGAACTAGAAAGACTTAGAGGTGAAACTAGAACCATAATACTATATGAAGCACCTCATAGATTGATGTATTTATTAAAAGATATGAAAGAGGTTTTAGGAAATAGGAATATATCCATTTCAAGGGAGTTGACAAAGGTCTATGAGGAAACCTTTAGGGGAACTATTGAAGAGGCAATTTTAGCTTTTAAGGACAATCGTAGGGGCGAATTCGTCATAATAATTGAAGGCGGGAAAATAGAAGAAGTAAACCCCTATGAAAATATTTCTATCAAAGAACATATAAAAGCTTATTTGGAAGAAGGCATGACTAAAAAAGATGCTGTAAAAAAGGTAGCTTCTGATAGAAATTTGGCAAAAAATATAGTATATAAAGAGAGTATTGACCTATAAACTAAAAATTCCCGTCCAAATTTGGGCGGGAGTTTTATTAGTTATTATTTTTGTAATTCTTCTAAACAAGCTGGGCAGATGTTTTTACCTTTGAATACTTGTACATCTTTAGCTTGTCCACAGAAAATGCAAGCAGGTGCATATTTTTTAAGTATTATTTGTTCCCCATCAACATAAATTTCTAATGCATCTTTTTCAGCAATTTCCAATGTTCTTCTTAATTCTATTGGGATTACTACTCTACCCAATTCGTCTACTTTTCTTACAATGCCTGTTGATTTCATTTGTCATTCCTCCTAAACATTTGTCAAATCGACTTTTTTCTACAAATTAAATAGTACCATATATGTCAATTATAGTCAACACCTTTTTAACAAATATTTAAATTATTATTTAGAGGAATATTATGATGTATATATTTAGTGTAAAAGTTTTGATATATTATATATAATGAGTTTTTTAAGTGAGGTGTTTTTATGTATGGTGTGAGTGAAGAGTTAAAAGAAAAGGTAAATGAACTCAATATGATCCTAAATGAAAAGTATAGGAAACTTCTTGATATGAACAATGATGATTTGAGAGATTTTATACAACAAAATATTGGAGAAATTGTGAAAGTGGAAAAATTATCCACAGAAGAATTGGACAGCTTCTACAATAGAGGTGGCATAATAGGTGTAGACGGTTCGAAAAATAGATTGGGAGGAGCATATCCCCATTATGTAGAAATATATCAAGGGCTGGCAAAGAGTTCAATATCTAGCAATGAACCTGTATATATTGCAGATTTTTTTACACCATTGAACACGGAAGAAGAAGATGAAATTATCAAGAGAAATGGCAAGGATACTTTGGATACAAGTGGAAATGAAGAATTTATAAGAAACTATAAATTGTCTGGGATAGAAGTTGACGTAGCATTAGAAAGTGTAAAAAAATATAATCCCTATGCCATAATGATGGATGGCTCTCTTATTCGATATGATATTGAATGTTTTGAAAAATGGGTAGAACTTAGGAAGGAATGTGAAAAAAGAGGAGTAATACTCATTGGAGTTATAAAGGATATAAAGACTTCCATGGTTGGAACCATGCTGTTAGAGGAAGGAGTTTTAAGAGATGCAGACTATTTATATGATAGAGAGATGCTCTATGGACTTCTTGGGTACGGAGAGATGATCAAAATAAGGGAAGATGTTGCTAAGAAATCTAAGGAAGGTTTTGCTTCTGTTTTTATGAGAAGTTCTAATACACCAAATGTGATTGGAATGGATATAATAGACAGCCAAAGAGAGTATTTAGATGAGATGGCTAGACTTGTGTTCACTCTTACACCAGTAAATAGTAGAGGTGTTCCATTGTGGCTTGATATTGTGGACAAGGAAGTGAAGCTTTCAGACAAGATGATGAGAAGTTTATTGGAAAATTATTTGGATAGGGACATATTGGAGAAGTTCTTTATATCTGAAAGAGATAAAAGAACACTTTAGGAGGGATAGTATGAAGGTTGTAGGTATAACAACTCAGCAAGAAGTCTATATTGGGTCAAAGGATAGAAATTTTAGAATCAATGAGTTTTTAATTATAATGGATACTTATCAGGGAGAATTGATGGGGGAAGTGGTAGAAGCTAAGACTTATAACAGATATATTCCCCTTAATATCAATGGAGACTTAGTAGATGCTTCAGTTTTAGAATCATTGAGGGCAATAGGATATAATATAGATGAAGATACTATCTATATTGCAAAGGTAAGATTGTTAAATGAAGCCCAATACCCAATTCAAACAGGTTCTGATGTGAGAGTTCCAGAGTTTCATGAAGTAAAAGATATTATGATACAGTCATCAGTGGAAAAGGGATTGGTATTAGGAGTTATAAGGAATACTGATCAGATGGAAGAAGGAATGGATGAGGAATTAAAGGATCTATTATATTTATTTGAAGATGATAAGCTTAAACCTCAAAAGGGGATACCCTATATATTTGATCTAAAATCCATGCATCAATATCCTCATGTAGGTGTATTTGGCGGGTCTGGCTCTGGAAAGTCTTTTGGACTAAGGGTGGTATTGGAAGAACTAATGAGACAAAGTATACCAACTATAATACTGGATCCCCATTTTGAAATGGATTTTAGTGAACCACAGGATTATTTGCCAGAAGAAAAAAAGGAAGATTTCAGTGGAAGATTTAAATGTCTACAGGTAGGATACCATGTAGGAGTTAGATTTGAGGATTTAACTGCACAGGATTTAAAGAATTTGCTAGATGCTTCTAGTCCAATTACTGATGCCATGAGTAATGTGGTAGATATATTATTTAAGAGAAATGATTCTTATCAAAGTTTCCATGACAGATTAAAGATGCTAAGTGAAGCACAAGAAGAAGGTACCCAAGAAAAACTGAGAAGAAGAATAGAAGAAGCTACTACAAATGTTGAAAAGGAAGCTTGGAAGAAGAGAAGGGAATTGTATGATAGCTATGACAAGACTTGCCCTTATAGTTCTGTGAGGGGAATATATTGGAGACTTAGAAAGCTATATTATGAAGGGGTTTTCTCAAATGATATTCATGAAATAGAAGAAGGATTGTTGTTAGGAAAGTTGATTGTGATTCAAGGTAGTACAAGGATGTTACAAGTGTTTAGTACTTATTTACTTAATAATCTATATCACAAGAGAAGGGATTTCAAAGACGCTCAGTATAAACACACTACAGCAGATTATTTTCCTCCATTTTTCATAGTAACAGATGAAGCTCACAATTTTGCACCAAAGGGTTATGATTCTCCATCAAAATCCATATTGAAAGAGATTTCTCAAGAAGGTAGAAAATATGGAGTATTTTTGATATTGGCAACACAAAGACCTACCCTATTAGATGAAACTATTACTGCCCAATTGAATACTAAGTTTATATTTAGAACTGTAAGAGCGTCAGATATTCAGACTATAAAAGAAGAAACAGATATAAAAGAGGAAGAAGCAAGGAGACTACCATATCTTAAATCAGGAGATGTATTTGTATCTTCAGCGACCATAGGAAGAACTATATATGCTAGAATACGAGCTTCTAAGACTTCTAGCCCTCATACTTTAAATCCATTTGACGAACTGTTTAATTACAACAATGAGAAAGAAGAAAAGTTCTACAAAGTTGTTGCAGATAAACTGCCTATAAACGATTCTCAGATACTATCTATTTTAGGAGAAGTAGAAAGAGAATATGGAGAGAGTATGACTATAGAACAGTTCAAAGAGAGAATGGATAATTTAGCAATAAACAAAAAAGTAGAAAAGGTTTCTACACCTTTTGGAGACATGTACAAATGAGTCAGGGGACGGTCCCTTGACTCACTCACATTCGCAAAAAAATGGTTAATACTATTATTAAAAACTCCTTCATATATTAATATGAAAGGGGTTTTTTAATTGATAAGTACAATTTGGTTTTTGATGATATTTATTGGAATCATATATGCTGTTTATACAGGAAATCTTGGAGAGATAAACAATATTATTTTGAGTGAAGCGGAAGAAGGGGTTATGTTTACTATAAGCCTCATAGGCATTATGGCCTTTTGGCTAGGGCTTATGAATATAGCTGAAAAGTCTGGGCTTATTAAGTCTATTGCAAAGTTTTTTAGACCATTGATAAGGCTATTGTTTCCTGAAGTACCAAAGGGTCATCCTGCAGAAAGATGGATACTCATGAATTTTATAGCCAATATGTTTGGCGTAGGGAATGCAGCAACTGCCTTTGGTCTTAAGGCAATGGGGGAATTAAATAGTTTAAATAAGGATAAAAAAGTTGCTACAAATTCTATGGCAATGTTTTTGATAATCAATATGTCTTCACTTCAATTAGTGCCATTGACAGTTCTAAAGATTAGACATGACTATGGTTCATCAAATCCAACTGATATCATAGGGCCTACTATTGTTGCAACAACTCTTTGTACAATAATAGCTATAATAATAGGAAAATGTTTTGAGGTGGCGAAAAGATGATAGAGTTTATTTCAATAGGTATAATACCTTTTATGGTTTTGATAATAGTACTTCATGGTTACATAAAAGGAGTAGATGTTTATAATAGTTTTGTAGAAGGGGCAAAGGAAGGTATGAAAACCTCCATCAAAATAATGCCCTATTTGATAGGCATCTTTATTTCAATAGGTATTTTTAGAGGATCTAATGCAATGGATATGTTTATAGATTTATTAAGCCCTATTACTAATGTCCTTGGCATACCTAAAGAAATACTTCCTTTAGTCCTTATAAGGCCTATATCTGGTAGTGGTGCATTAGGAGTTGTGAAAGATACTATAGCTCAATATGGGCCTGATTCTATGGTTGGCAGACTTTCCTCAATAATGATGGGTTCTTCTGAGACTATTTTTTACACTTTGGCTGTATATTTTGGCTCCATTGGAGTTGAGGATTATGGTCATACTTTAAAGGCAGCACTACTTTCCTATGTAATATCAATTTTCATATCAATATTTATATGTAATTTATTAATTTGAAAAGTTCCTCCCATGTATAGGAAGGAACTTTTTTCATAATTATTTTTCTAAAATATAAACTTTTACTTTTCTTCTACCAAACTGCTTACAGGCTTCTCCACTTGTAAAAAACAAGTCAATCCTGTTACCTTTTATAGCACCACCTGTATCCTCTGCTGTAGCAAAGCCATAATCATTAGTACCATCTAGGGATTCAATATAAAGCTTTGTACCCAGAGGTATAACTCTTGGGTCAACAGATACTACACCTGGTCTGGCTTTAGTACCTGAAGCTGTAATACCATATCCCCTATCTCCTGGATGTTTACCACAACTTGCATAGGACAAATCATAGGCTGTAGCTGTAACAACAAAACTTCTCTTAAATCTAAAGTTTCCTCTTGAGGCAACAATAAAATCTTTTGTGCCTTCTTCAACTATATTTGCCACTGGTTTTGTTACAATTTTTTCAGCGACAATATCTTCTGAGTTTAACTTCCCATTTTTAAAGATTTTTTTAACTTGAACTTCTTTTAATCCATTTTTACCTTCTTGGACAACTTGTGTAGTTCCCTTAGCCAACTTATTAGATTTTCTTGATATGTTTTCAAAAGGAATTTCTTCCTTTACTATATCGGTGGTTTCTTTTATTTGTACCACCTCAATGTTATCCATAGGGTTTACTCTTTCCTTAAGATCAGGATAAGTATAATCATTTTTTCCTAAATCAATTTTTAAGCTTTCAAGTATATTCTCAACTGTGTTCTCTGTAGATTCAACTTCAATCACTTTATTTGCAACTTTTACCCTATAGGTCTTAGGATTCTTAATGACTATAGTAGTGTCATCTTTCAATTCTTCGGTAGCTTTATAATTTATATAAGCTCCTTTTGTAAGTTTTATTCCTTGTTTTTCGAGAAGTTCTCCAACAGTAGATTTAAATGTTCTAACTGTTGCTTTACTATCATCTATGCAAATATTCACCTTTTTTGTCTTGTACTCAATAATGCTAACTATAAGCATAGTTGCTACAGCGAGGATTGTAATAATTTTCAGATGGTGCTTATTAGGTACTGAAAATTTTTCCATATTTTTCCCTCCTCTTAGTTGACTGTATGTTATTCTATTTAATATGAAATAATTTGTCAAATTTCCTTGTAACTTGTAAAAAGATTCAGTAAATTTAGAAAAAGTGCCTTATAAGTAGCTATTATTACCAATTTGAATTAATGCTATTCAACACATTTTAAATTCATTTTTAAATTTCCAAAAAAAAATTATGTGTTTCTAAGCCGCATGTAAACTCAATTAGCTTAGAAACACAGTTCACAAATTCCAAAAAAGTTACTAACAATATTTTACAAAATCGCTTAACGGTACTATTCTTCTATATCCTGAGGGATAAAATTTTCAATATTTTCATGGGATAAATTATCTATTTCATTCATTTCCATAGGATATTCAGGATACATTGGTCTTCTACAACGGTTCATACACATTTCGACACATTGCCTTAGCATAGGATCTCTCATTAGTGGACACATATACATATCATTAGGCGGATATACAGGTTCAGGCATATATGGATGCTCAGGATATATAGGTTCACAAGGTGGATACATAGGTACAGGTTCAGGCATACATGGCGGTTCTTGTGGACACACAGGTTCAGACACATATGTTGGTTCCATTATATACATTGGATATAATGGTGGTACCGCTGGCATATATGGATCTGGATTCATAGGTGAATACATTTAAAAATCAACTCCTTTTTTTAATCTCAATAATAGTATATGAATATACTATCTAGTGGTTCATATAAAATTGACCTTGACAATTTACAAATGTTCATATATATTTATAAGATAAATAGGTAATAATAGTAATAGGTAATGCAGGGAAGAGTAAGTTTAATAGAAAACTAAAGAGAGCTGGACTAGGTGAGAACCGGCGTTTGAAATTAAGCTGAATATGGCCCCTAAACTTTGTAGCTGAAAATAAGTAGGCTATGACGGATTTGCAACCGTTAAAATTGCAAGGTTGTAGAATGCAACCTAAAGAGATTCAAACTGTGAGGTTTGAATAGTCTAGAGTGGTACCGCGAAGATAGCCTTCGTCTCTAAAATAGAGATGAAGGCTTTTTATATTAGGAGGTATAGAAATGGAAAAGAAATATTATCTTACTACGCCAATATATTATCCAAGTGATAATCTTCATATTGGCCATACTTATACAACAGTGGCAGCAGATACTATAAAGAGATACAAACAATTACAAGGTTATGATGTGTTATTTGTAACAGGTACTGATGAACATGGTCAAAAGATTCAAGAAAAGGCAAAGGAAGTTGGTGTAAAACCTAAGGAATATGTGGATAAGATTGTGAAGGATATAAAAGAATTGTGGAAAACTCTAGATATATCCTATGACACATTTATTAGAACTACAGATGAATATCATGAAAAGGCAATTCAAAATATTTTCAAAAAGTTATATGAAAAAGGAGATATATATAAATCAATGTATGAAGGACTTTATTGTACTCCATGTGAATCCTTTTGGACAGAAAGCCAACTTGTAGATGGAAAATGCCCTGACTGTGGTAGAGAAGTTCACAAGACAAAAGAAGAAGCTTATTTCTTCAAACTATCTAAATACACGGATGATCTTATTAAATTATTTGAAGAACATCCAGAATTCTTACAACCAGATTCTAGAAGAAATGAAATGATGAACAACTTCTTAAAGGCAGGATTAGATGATCTATGTGTTTCTAGAACTACATTTGATTGGGGAGTTAAAGTTCCTTTTGATGATGAGCATGTGGTTTATGTATGGTTAGATGCACTACTATGCTATATAACTGCATTGGGCTATGGTTCAGACAATGATGACAGGTTTAAAGAATACTGGCCAGCAAATGTACATCTAGTAGGTAAAGAAATAGTTAGATTCCACACTATCATTTGGCCAGCAGTGTTAATGGCATTGGATATAGAACTTCCTGAAAAGGTATTTGGTCATGGTTGGATACTATTTGAAGATGACAAGATGTCAAAATCAAAAGGAAATGTAATCTATCCAGAACCTCTTATTGAGCTATATGGAGTAGACGCTTTCAAATATTTCTTATTAAAAGAATTCTCCTTTGGTCAAGATGGTTCTTTTGCTAAGGAAAAATTCTTAACTAGACTTAATTCAGATTTGGCAAATGACTTAGGTAATTTGCTTAGTAGAACAGTTGCCATGGTTGAAAAATATTGTGATGGCGTAGTCCCAGAACCTATGGAAACTGGAGAATATGATGATGAACTGATTAAACTTGCAGGAGAAGTTCCTCAAAAGTATGAAGATTATATGGAAAAATTCAATTTTAGTAATGCATTGGAAGAAGTATGGAAATTAATTAGAAGAACAAATAAATATGTAGATGAGACTACACCATGGATACTTGGCAAAGAAGGAAATACTAAAAGATTAAATACAGTATTATATAATCTATGTGAAAGTTTGAGGATTGTATCTATACTTATAAAACCATTTATGAAAAACACTTCTACAGAGATGGTAAGACAACTTGGATTGTCAGAGGAAAGTGCATCTTGGGAAAAGGCAACAAAATGGGGAGTTACTGTAGCTGGTCAAAAGGTAGTAAAAGGAGAAGCATTATTCCCAAGATTGGATATAAAGAAGGAATTAGTTCGACTAAATGAAGCAAATGAAAAGCTTATAAAAGAAAGAAGTAAAAATAAAAAAGCTAAAGAAAAAGAAGAAAGTAAAGAAGAAGAGTTTATAACTATTGATGATTTTGATAAAATAAAATTAAAGGTAGCAGAAGTTGTAAGTGTAGAAGACCATCCAAATGCAGA is a window of Anaerosalibacter sp. Marseille-P3206 DNA encoding:
- the metG gene encoding methionine--tRNA ligase, which produces MEKKYYLTTPIYYPSDNLHIGHTYTTVAADTIKRYKQLQGYDVLFVTGTDEHGQKIQEKAKEVGVKPKEYVDKIVKDIKELWKTLDISYDTFIRTTDEYHEKAIQNIFKKLYEKGDIYKSMYEGLYCTPCESFWTESQLVDGKCPDCGREVHKTKEEAYFFKLSKYTDDLIKLFEEHPEFLQPDSRRNEMMNNFLKAGLDDLCVSRTTFDWGVKVPFDDEHVVYVWLDALLCYITALGYGSDNDDRFKEYWPANVHLVGKEIVRFHTIIWPAVLMALDIELPEKVFGHGWILFEDDKMSKSKGNVIYPEPLIELYGVDAFKYFLLKEFSFGQDGSFAKEKFLTRLNSDLANDLGNLLSRTVAMVEKYCDGVVPEPMETGEYDDELIKLAGEVPQKYEDYMEKFNFSNALEEVWKLIRRTNKYVDETTPWILGKEGNTKRLNTVLYNLCESLRIVSILIKPFMKNTSTEMVRQLGLSEESASWEKATKWGVTVAGQKVVKGEALFPRLDIKKELVRLNEANEKLIKERSKNKKAKEKEESKEEEFITIDDFDKIKLKVAEVVSVEDHPNADKLLVLKLKLGDEIRQVVSGIKKYYNREELLGKKVVVVTNLKPIKLRGVESHGMVLAASCDGKLTLVSTLEDIASGAQIS